The genomic region TGATTCCAAGCATGGCGCGGCATGCTGCCCACTTTGGCAGCGTCCTGCAATCAAATTCTGGTGATTACTCGCGTCTATTCAAGGACGATTACTTCCGCCCGGCGAGATAACGCAACGGGTCCGTTGGCGCCCCGTCGACGTGGACTTCGTAATGAAGATGGGGGCCACTGGTGCGACCGGTCATTCCCACCATCGCGATTGGAGTACCGCGCTTCACGCGCGCCCCTTCCGCGACCATCACTTCGGCGCCATGCGCATATAACGTGGAGACACCGAAGCCATGATCGATGATGACTGAGCGCCCGTATCCACCTTTATAGCCGGAGAACGTGACCATTCCGTCTCCACTGGCACGCACGACTGTTCCGACCGGCGCTGCGATGTCGATGCCTTCGTGGAATCGGGTGCCACCGACACGGTTGGCGCGTCGCGGACCGAACCCGGACGTGATCCATCCCTTGATCGGCCACAACGTGGGCAACGACGACCAAAAGGCATCGCGGTGCTTCCGCACTTCATAAACTTTGGTGAGCCGGTCTTCGACACGCCGCGCCGCATCGCCCAGCTTAGTGAGTCGCCCTTCTGCGTCGGAGAATGACAACATCTCTTCATCTTGCTGCATGGCGTTATTTAAATGGAGCTGGCGCACTTGATTCAGGGCTGGCAACGTCGGGAGGTCCCGCGCTTCGGTGAGAGGACCAATACCTTCCGTCATCGGGCTTTTTTGTGGAACTTTCTCATCGGACTCCAACCGGGCCACCAGACGGTCGGCGCGTTCTACGGACTCTTCTAACGCGGCAAGGCGTGCCAGTAACGCCGCGCGCTCTTGATCGTATTGTCCGTTTTGAATCCGGATGGTCTCCGTGGCGGCATAGCCCTGCCAATAATGATGAAATCCCCAGCTAGTCAGTCCCAACGTCACGCCAAAACAACCGGCTGCAATGAGTGATGCCTTGACCCACCAACGGCGCACTTCCCAACGGCGAATCTGGCGGTGATCTTTCGAAATCAAAATCAGACTATAACCTTGCTGTCGTCGTCGATACACGTACCACCTCCGGACCGCTAGTTCCTGTTTATCAACCCGTGCCGTGCTTCCGTTGGTACTGCGAT from Deltaproteobacteria bacterium harbors:
- a CDS encoding M23 family metallopeptidase, with amino-acid sequence MYRRRQQGYSLILISKDHRQIRRWEVRRWWVKASLIAAGCFGVTLGLTSWGFHHYWQGYAATETIRIQNGQYDQERAALLARLAALEESVERADRLVARLESDEKVPQKSPMTEGIGPLTEARDLPTLPALNQVRQLHLNNAMQQDEEMLSFSDAEGRLTKLGDAARRVEDRLTKVYEVRKHRDAFWSSLPTLWPIKGWITSGFGPRRANRVGGTRFHEGIDIAAPVGTVVRASGDGMVTFSGYKGGYGRSVIIDHGFGVSTLYAHGAEVMVAEGARVKRGTPIAMVGMTGRTSGPHLHYEVHVDGAPTDPLRYLAGRK